A stretch of Solea senegalensis isolate Sse05_10M linkage group LG10, IFAPA_SoseM_1, whole genome shotgun sequence DNA encodes these proteins:
- the LOC122775921 gene encoding troponin I, slow skeletal muscle-like yields the protein MADEPKKSKISSSRRLGLKIRLLAVAAEMLQEEKEQSEREKEAALAERLPPLNLSGLSLQELQDLCKDLHHKIDVVDEERYDIGLKVSKNDTEMDNMKLKITEMQSKFKKPNLKRVKISAEAMLSVLLGSKHKESFDFKANLKTVKKEEEKKEEVTDWRKNVEAMSGMEGRKKLFDASGN from the exons ATGGCTGACGA ACCT AAAAAGTCAAAGATCTCCTCCTCCCGAAGGCTGGGGTTGAag ATCAGACTGTTGGCAGTTGCTGCTGAgatgctgcaggaggagaaggagcagagTGAAAGGGAGAAGGAGGCGGCTCTGGCAGAAAGACTTCCTCCTCTAAATCTGTCTGGTCTTTCTTTGCAAGAACTGCAG GATCTGTGCAAAGACTTGCACCACAAGATTGATGTTGTCGATGAGGAGCGTTACGATATTGGCCTCAAGGTTTCCAAAAATGACACTGAG ATGGACAACATGAAACTGAAGATCACTGAGATGCAGAGTAAGTTCAAGAAACCAAACCTGAAGAGAGTGAAGATTTCAGCTGAGGCCATGCTGAGTGTGCTGCTGGGCTCCAAACACAAAGAGTCCTTTGACTTCAAGGCCAACctcaaaactgtcaaaaaggaggaggaaaag AAAGAGGAGGTGACTGACTGGCGTAAGAATGTGGAGGCCATGTCGGGTATGGAGGGCAGGAAGAAGCTGTTTGATGCCTCTGGAAACTAA
- the LOC122775923 gene encoding troponin I, slow skeletal muscle-like produces the protein MSEGPKKTKISASRRLALKTKLLKAASVMLDKEKEEIKLERETSLSERVPPLQLSGLSMQDLQTLCRELHLKIDVVDEERYDINAKVDKNNKEIETLSMKIFEMRKMKRPALKRVKISADAMLGALLGSKLKESVDFKANLKTVKKEEEKKEEVTDWRKNVEAMSGMEGRKKLFNAGQ, from the exons ATGTCTGAGGG ACCA aaaaaaacaaagatttctgCATCTCGCAGACTGGCTCTCAAG ACCAAACTGCTGAAAGCAGCATCTGTGATGTTGgacaaagaaaaggaggaaattAAGCTGGAGAGAGAAACTTCTCTGAGTGAGAGAGTTCCTCCACTCCAGCTGTCTGGTTTGTCCATGCAGGACCTTCAG ACTCTCTGCAGAGAACTGCATCTTAAGATTGATGTGGTTGATGAAGAGCGCTACGACATCAACGCCAAGGTGGATAAAAACAATAAGGAG ATTGAAACTCTGTCTATGAAGATCTTTGAAATGAGGAAGATGAAGCGTCCCGCTCTTAAGAGAGTGAAGATCTCAGCAGATGCCATGCTGGGGGCTCTGCTGGGTTCAAAGCTCAAAGAATCTGTGGACTTCAAGGCCAACCTCAAAACtgtgaagaaagaggaggagaag AAAGAAGAGGTGACTGACTGGCGTAAGAACGTGGAGGCGATGTCTGgtatggaaggaaggaagaagctGTTTAATGCAGGACAGtag
- the cnot4a gene encoding CCR4-NOT transcription complex subunit 4 isoform X2, whose protein sequence is MSHSPELKDDPMECPLCMEPLEIDDVNFFPCTCGYQICRFCWHRIRTDENGLCPACRKPYPEDPAVYKPLSQEEIQRIKNEKKQKQNEKKQKVTENRKHLASVRVVQRNLVFVVGLSQRLADPEVLKRPEYFGRFGKIHKVVINNSTSYAGSQGPSASAYVTYIRSEDALRAIQCVNNVVVDGRTLKASLGTTKYCSYFLKSMQCPKPDCMYLHELGDEAASFTKEEMQAGKHQEYEQKLLQDLYKINPSFLQPPACGTEKSKSKSNSTQRSNSNGKDGWPTLSGHNKLANGLSEDRKSPPLLDYLDQEVITSDGLDTELGPGQHTALSPFSSNCDSTSPSDKPPESISLVNGETLQQIPTSDSPSPPPGLTKPSLVVPISVSDLTARSPFEGAAAESQSLFSDNSNFRHPNPLPAGLPPFPSSPRGSSDWPMTPEPQSLFTSDTIPVSSSTDWQAAFGFGSSSKQQDDDLGFDPFDVTRKALADLIEKELSVQDQSPTSPGPLPMGHNHGPCLPPPNPSTTSHHFPSGLPRLPHLHHRPIYSSFSFPGSQNSQASQQQPAVRHPWMGIPTRNNLTHLNHSAGAASHSNFLDLNLPPQHNTGLGGIPISGIPATAGNSLDCLQDDNPPHWLKSLQALTEMDGPASSAVPTPQPLHSGLLDAHLPLHHRAAGGWAPYLPPPTVNPASQFHSPPPGFQTAFRPPGQPSTELLQSAAVDRH, encoded by the exons ATGTCCCACAGCCCTGAATTGAAGGACGACCCCATGGAGTGCCCTCTGTGCATGGAGCCACTGGAGATTGATGATGTCAACTTCTTCCCCTGCACTTGTGGCTACCAGATCTGCCGCTTCTGTTGGCATCGCATCCGCACAGATGAGAATGGCCTGTGCCCTGCCTGCAGAAAG CCGTACCCAGAGGACCCGGCTGTGTACAAGCCTCTGTCACAGGAGGAGATCCAAAggataaaaaatgaaaagaagcaaaaacagaATGAGAAGAAGCAGAAGGTGACAGAAAACCGCAAACATCTGGCCAGTGTCAGAGTGGTCCAGagaaatctggtgtttgtggtgGGGCTGTCGCAGCGACTCGCCGACCCGGAG GTCCTAAAACGACCAGAATATTTTGGGAGGTTTGGGAAAATCCATAAAGTGGTCATTAACAATAGCACATCTTATGCAGGTTCACAG gggCCTAGTGCTAGCGCTTATGTCACTTACATCCGCTCTGAAGATGCTCTAAGAGCAATACAGTGTGTGAACAATGTGGTTGTTGATGGCAGAACACTCAAG GCTTCTTTAGGCACAACAAAGTACTGCAGTTACTTTCTTAAAAGTATGCAGTGTCCCAAACCTGATTGTATGTATCTACACGAGCTGGGGGATGAAGCCGCTAGCTTTACTAAAGAGGAGATGCAG GCGGGAAAACATCAAGAGTATGAGCAGAAACTCCTCCAAGACCTCTATAAAATTAACCCTAGCTTTCTACAACCTCCTGCATGTGGTACAGAGAAGTCAAAGAGTAAATCCAACTCCACACAAAG ATCCAATAGCAATGGTAAAGATGGGTGGCCAACGCTGTCGGGGCATAACAAACTGGCCAATGGGCTTTCAGAGGACCGCAAGTCCCCTCCACTCCTCGACTATCTAGACCAAGAAGTTATCACTTCAGATGGGCTGGATACAGAGCTGGGCCCTGGTCAACACACTGCCCTGTCCCCCTTCTCCTCCAACTGTGACAGTACCAG TCCCAGTGACAAACCTCCAGAGTCGATCAGTTTGGTGAATGGAGAGACTTTACAACAG ATACCCACCAGTgactccccctcccctcctccaggTTTAACTAAACCCAGCCTGGTGGTGCCCATCAGTGTGTCAGACCTCACAGCACGTTCACCCTTTGAGGGTGCAGCAGCTGAGTCCCAGTCACTCTTTTCAGACAACAGTAACTTCAGACATCCTAACCCTCTCCCTGCAGGCCTACCCCCTTTCCCCAGCTCCCCCCGTGGCAGCTCTGACTGGCCCATGACCCCTGAACCACAGAGCCTCTTCACATCAG ACACAATACCAGTGTCATCTTCCACAGACTGGCAAGCGGCGTTTGGCTTTGGCTCGTCCAGCAAACAGCAGGACGACGACCTAGGCTTCGATCCTTTCGACGTCACCCGAAAGGCTTTGGCTGACctgatagagaaggagctgtcTGTGCAGGATCAGAGTCCCACATCCCCAGGGCCTTTGCCCATGGGGCACAACCACGGTCCCTGCCTGCCACCCCCCAACCCAAGCACCACCTCTCACCACTTCCCAAGTGGCCTACCACGCCTCCCCCATCTCCACCACAGACCCATCTATAGCTCCTTCAGTTTCCCCGGCAGTCAGAACAGCCAGGCcagtcagcagcagccagcTGTGAGACACCCCTGGATGGGCATCCCCACACGAAATAACCTCACACACTTGAACCACTCAGCCGGTGCTGCCTCACACAGTAATTTCCTGGACCTGAATCTGCCCCCTCAGCACAACACAGGGCTCGGAGGGATCCCCATTTCAG gCATCCCAGCCACGGCGGGCAACAGTTTAGACTGTCTTCAAGACGACAACCCACCACATTGGCTTAAGTCACTGCAGGCCCTCACAGAGATGGACGGCCCAGCCAGTTCAGCAGTGCCCACACCCCAGCCCCTCCACAGTGGCCTCCTCGACGCCCATCTCCCTCTCCATCACAGAGCCGCAGGTGGCTGGGCTCCTTACCTCCCCCCTCCCACAGTCAACCCCGCCAGCCAGTTCCACTCCCCCCCTCCAGGCTTCCAGACCGCCTTCAGACCCCCAGGACAGCCCTCCACAGAGCTGCTACAGAGTGCTGCTGTGGACCGCCACTGA
- the zgc:136858 gene encoding pseudouridine-metabolizing bifunctional protein C1861.05, translated as MRSVLKRTSVLVLRRGLTTYQSTWWKNDSVFRVHPSISRALAENQPVVALESTIITHGMPYPHNLSTAKEVEAIVRAEGATPATVGIIKGKVHVGLSSEELDHLAHCTSSLKVSRRDLPHVISKGLSGGTTVSATMIAAHRAGIPVFVTGGIGGVHRDGENSLDISADLTELGRTPIAVISAGVKSILDIGRTLEFLETHGVCVVTYGKSNNFPAFFSPQSGFTSSCQVGNPAEAAKLIASALSLGLQSGVLLAVPIPEEHAASGQQIEDAIQVAVAEASANGITGRDVTPFILQKVNDLTEGKSLQANIALIRNNARVGSQIACALSKQMNETKLKGETHSRNHSSCSESDVVVIGGINVDFIAKGKTKTIEFGQTNPGSVCQSFGGVGRNIADCLSRLDHRPLLISAIGADSNGDAVLNYCKHMNTSAVARLEEQSTATYCAVITESGELSLGLGDMDIHQQITEQYVSQFEKQLSSAKLVCLDGNIPVSTIDYVCGIAKKHNINVWYEPTDPEKACKPFLSDAWKSLSYSSPNLVELCTMNKTLGFPTPAVLPNSVEEVLSAAVTLSRPLLEHLHCVVVTLGAHGLLVCGEHNAGSVTLQPRKERKRRQLCAVHYPALTVTAEETMNVSGAGDSLAGALMAGILQQRDTDSCVRMGLLAARLSLASPHPISPTLTLDCVDPDKAQSQNRPKLTYRCID; from the exons ATGAGGAGCGTGTTGAAGAGAACATCTGTACTCGTCCTGAGAAGAGGACTCACGACATATCAGAGCACATGGTGGAAAAATG ACAGCGTCTTCAGAGTCCATCCTTCGATATCGCGGGCATTAGCAGAAAACCAACCTGTGGTTGCCCTTGAAAGCACTATTATCACTCATGGCATGCCCTATCCACACAACCTGAG CACAGCAAAGGAGGTGGAGGCAATAGTTCGAGCTGAAGGAGCCACTCCAGCCACTGTTGGAATAATTAAGGGGAAAGTCCATGTTGGTCTGTCATCAGAGGAGCTTGACCATCTTGCTCACTGCACAAGCTCCCTGAAAGTTTCACGCCGCGATCTGCCACACGTCATCAGCAAG GGGCTCTCTGGAGGAACAACAGTGTCAGCCACTATGATAGCAGCACATCGAGCAGGCATCCCTGTGTTTGTCACTGGTGGTATTGGAGGAGttcacagagacggagagaaca gTCTGGACATCAGTGCAGATCTGACAGAACTGGGCAGAACTCCCATTGCTGTGATCTCTGCTGGGGTTAAGTCTATTCTTGACATTGGTCGCACCCTTGAATTCCTT gAGACACACGGTGTCTGTGTAGTCACATATGGAAAGTCAAACAACTTCCCAGCCTTCTTCTCTCCACAAAGTGGATTCACTTCCTCGTGCCAAGTTGGAAACCCTGCAGAGGCTGCAAAACTCATTG CGAGTGCTCTGTCCCTGGGTCTTCAGAGTGGTGTCCTGTTAGCAGTGCCCATCCCAGAGGAGCATGCAGCGTCAGGTCAGCAGATAGAGGACGCCATACAAGTTGCAGTGGCAGAGGCAAG TGCTAACGgtatcacaggaagagacgtgacaccatttattttacagaaagTCAATGACCTGACAGAAGGAAAGTCCCTTCAGGCCA ACATTGCTCTCATTCGTAACAATGCTAGAGTTGGAAGTCAGATCGCCTGTGCATTGtccaaacaaatgaatgagaCAAAGCTAAAAGGGGAAACTCATTCTAGAAATCATTCATCATGCTCAGAATCAGATGTT gTTGTGATCGGAGGAATAAATGTGGATTTTATAgcgaaaggaaaaacaaaaaccattgAA TTTGGACAGACAAATCCAGGAAGTGTCTGTCAGTCATTTGGCGGTGTGGGACGGAACATCGCTG aCTGTCTGAGTCGATTAGACCACAGACCTCTGCTCATCTCAGCTATTGGAGCGGATTCAAACGGTGATGCAGTGTTAAACTACTGTAAACATATG AACACAAGTGCTGTTGCCAGGCTGGAGGAGCAGAGCACAGCCACTTACTGTGCGGTTATCACTGAAAGCGGAGAGCTGAGTCTTGGACTGGGAGACATGGACATTCACCAGCAAATCACGGAGCAGTAT GTGTCACAGTTCGAGAAGCAGCTGTCATCCGCTAAACTTGTGTGTCTCGATGGAAATATCCCTGTCTCCACCATCGACTACGTTTGTGGCATTGCCAAAAAGCACAACATCAATG tgtggtACGAGCCAACTGATCCAGAAAAGGCTTGCAAGCCTTTCCTGTCAGACGCCTGGAAGTCTCTGTCCTACTCATCCCCAAACCTGGTGGAATTGTGCACCATGAACAAAACACTGGGTTTCCCAACACCTGCAG TGCTGCCCAACTCTGTGGAAGAGGTGCTGAGTGCTGCTGTGACTCTCTCTCGCCCCCTTCTGGAGCACCTTCACTGTGTGGTGGTGACTTTGGGAGCCCATGGACTGTTGGTGTGTGGCGAGCACAATGCTGGGTCAGTCACCCTGCAGCCACGAAAAGAGAGAAAG AGAAGACAGCTTTGTGCCGTACACTACCCAGCACTGACTGTAACTGCAGAGGAAACGATGAATGTGTCAGGAGCAGGAGACAG TCTCGCAGGTGCACTGATGGCAGGAATTCTTCAGCAGCGGGACACGGACAGCTGTGTTCGGATGGGGCTCCTGGCCGCACGGCTGTCACTGGCATCACCGCACCCTATTTCCCCCACACTCACCTTAGACTGTGTGGATCCCGACAAAGCTCAAAGTCAGAATCGGCCCAAACTGACTTACAGGTGCATCGATTAG
- the LOC122775918 gene encoding interleukin-17 receptor A: protein MIHMLLLWLYLSAGLTVSSSLWILHQDLNCTQSGLTHCTIKNCSDERVAVHRAPVGPEWGPENVKVEFDKHRFVPVFRVTWKLKSDAGILSLSGSEITILDESANQSICVQFSYKIHQQLNPNHERWTFSLDVVVQPKHTYMVSVINLPQPQHEDYRISKTIILPGCDDRRIQTALVCLENGSLWVPHEAAAMSVDSENKKLLVTIGFKTAQYSERYQVSIQSQDLHFSKNISKENGTSLNVMFEIDLWQISHCDTLLLSIQPFFIRCKNGCECHKKTISCPYYPPRNSITKSVVGLLVVGCLFYLLWRASHKDSGNTSSSAAKVQPVGFQVQMRKRVLIIYSRDHPLYKNIVLNLCGFLATKCGTEVVLDLLDSARLGVLGRIQWLDWHREQIESSSDKILILCSPGVQAKWRAMCGDKGVFLREEVHSPVGDMLTLALSLLVPHFIRSTSFEKYIVAYFDGICSEEDVPSPFNMTVRYKLMKQFEELFFRILDTEKHEPGRVNHIEGLSQDDYHQCPTGRALQDSIEAFQAYQLEHPQWFEDELLETSELVDEETCV, encoded by the exons ATGATCCACatgctgttgttgtggttgtattTAAGTGCTGGACTCACAgtgtcttcttctctttggaTTCTGCACCAAGATCTGAACTGCACTCAGTCT GGTCTTACCCACTGCACAATCA AGAACTGCTCAGATGAACGAGTGGCCGTACACCGTGCTCCTGTTGGCCCAGAGTGGGGTCCTGAGAATGTAAAGGTTGAGTTTGACAAACATCGGTTTGTCCCTGTTTTCAGGGTGACATGGAAACTAAAGTCAGATG CAGGTATCCTCTCCCTTAGTGGATCAGAGATAACTATTCTGGATGAAAGTGCAAATCAGAGTATATGTGTGCAGTTTTCTTACAAAATCCATCAGCAGCTGAATCCAAACCATGAGAGG TGGACATTTTCACTGGATGTCGTTGTTCAGCCAAAGCATACATATATGGTGTCAGTTATCAATTTGCCACAACCTCAGCATGAAGACTACAGGATCAGTAAAACAATCATCCTCCCAG GTTGTGATGATAGAAGAATCCAAACAGCCCTAGTGTGTCTTGAAAATg ggagTCTATGGGTGCCTCATGAGGCCGCTGCCATGTCTGTTGATAGCGAAAATAAAAAGTTGTTAGTTACTATTGGTTTTAAAACAGCACAATATTCAGAGAGATACCAAGTCTCCATCCAGAGCCAggatttacatttttcaaagaaCATCTCAAAG GAGAATGGCACTTCACTAAATGTGATGTTTGAGATCGATTTGTGGCAGAtctcacactgtgacacactgtTGTTATCT ATTCAGCCGTTTTTTATACGATGCAAAAATGGCTGCGAGTGCCACAAGAAAACGATCAGTTGCCCTT atTATCCACCGCGGAATTCAATCACAAAGTCAGTTGTAGGACTGCTTGTTGTTggttgtcttttttatttactgtggaGAGCATCTCATAAAG attctggcaacacatcatcatcagctgctaAAGTGCAACCAGTGGGTTTTCAAGTGCAAATGAGAAAACGAGTCCTCATCATCTACTCCCGTGACCACCCGTTATACAAAAACATTGTTCTCAACCTCTGTGGTTTCCTGGCTACAAAATGTGGTACAGAGGTGGTCCTGGATCTGCTGGACTCTGCCAGGCTGGGAGTGTTGGGCAGAATCCAGTGGTTGGACTGGCACAGAGAACAAATAGAAAGCTCTTCAGATAAAATACTAATTCTGTGCTCACCAGGAGTACAGGCCAAATGGAGAGCCATGTGCGGTGACAAAGGTGTTTTTCTGAGAGAGGAAGTCCACTCACCTGTGGGCGACATGCTCACTCTAGCCCTTTCCCTTTTGGTCCCCCATTTCATCCGATCTACATCCTTTGAAAAATACATAGTGGCGTATTTTGATGGCATCTGCTCAGAAGAGGACGTTCCGTCACCATTCAACATGACAGTTCGGTACAAGTTGATGAAACAGTTTGAGGAGCTCTTTTTCAGGATCctggacacagagaaacatgaaCCAGGCAGAGTGAATCACATTGAAGGTCTGTCCCAAGACGATTATCACCAGTGTCCCACAGGTAGAGCTCTGCAGGATTCTATAGAAGCTTTCCAAGCATATCAGCTGGAGCATCCTCAGTGGTTTGAAGATGAACTATTGGAGACCTCAGAGCTTGTAGATGAAGAAACCTGCGTATGA
- the cnot4a gene encoding CCR4-NOT transcription complex subunit 4 isoform X1 produces MSHSPELKDDPMECPLCMEPLEIDDVNFFPCTCGYQICRFCWHRIRTDENGLCPACRKPYPEDPAVYKPLSQEEIQRIKNEKKQKQNEKKQKVTENRKHLASVRVVQRNLVFVVGLSQRLADPEVLKRPEYFGRFGKIHKVVINNSTSYAGSQGPSASAYVTYIRSEDALRAIQCVNNVVVDGRTLKASLGTTKYCSYFLKSMQCPKPDCMYLHELGDEAASFTKEEMQAGKHQEYEQKLLQDLYKINPSFLQPPACGTEKSKSKSNSTQRSNSNGKDGWPTLSGHNKLANGLSEDRKSPPLLDYLDQEVITSDGLDTELGPGQHTALSPFSSNCDSTSPSDKPPESISLVNGETLQQIPTSDSPSPPPGLTKPSLVVPISVSDLTARSPFEGAAAESQSLFSDNSNFRHPNPLPAGLPPFPSSPRGSSDWPMTPEPQSLFTSDTIPVSSSTDWQAAFGFGSSSKQQDDDLGFDPFDVTRKALADLIEKELSVQDQSPTSPGPLPMGHNHGPCLPPPNPSTTSHHFPSGLPRLPHLHHRPIYSSFSFPGSQNSQASQQQPAVRHPWMGIPTRNNLTHLNHSAGAASHSNFLDLNLPPQHNTGLGGIPISENSGSIDGLNVKEWQDGLRALLPNININFGGLPSSSSSSSSSSSNSVNHIGGPTGPAGIPHSLSWDGTASWMDPAIITGIPATAGNSLDCLQDDNPPHWLKSLQALTEMDGPASSAVPTPQPLHSGLLDAHLPLHHRAAGGWAPYLPPPTVNPASQFHSPPPGFQTAFRPPGQPSTELLQSAAVDRH; encoded by the exons ATGTCCCACAGCCCTGAATTGAAGGACGACCCCATGGAGTGCCCTCTGTGCATGGAGCCACTGGAGATTGATGATGTCAACTTCTTCCCCTGCACTTGTGGCTACCAGATCTGCCGCTTCTGTTGGCATCGCATCCGCACAGATGAGAATGGCCTGTGCCCTGCCTGCAGAAAG CCGTACCCAGAGGACCCGGCTGTGTACAAGCCTCTGTCACAGGAGGAGATCCAAAggataaaaaatgaaaagaagcaaaaacagaATGAGAAGAAGCAGAAGGTGACAGAAAACCGCAAACATCTGGCCAGTGTCAGAGTGGTCCAGagaaatctggtgtttgtggtgGGGCTGTCGCAGCGACTCGCCGACCCGGAG GTCCTAAAACGACCAGAATATTTTGGGAGGTTTGGGAAAATCCATAAAGTGGTCATTAACAATAGCACATCTTATGCAGGTTCACAG gggCCTAGTGCTAGCGCTTATGTCACTTACATCCGCTCTGAAGATGCTCTAAGAGCAATACAGTGTGTGAACAATGTGGTTGTTGATGGCAGAACACTCAAG GCTTCTTTAGGCACAACAAAGTACTGCAGTTACTTTCTTAAAAGTATGCAGTGTCCCAAACCTGATTGTATGTATCTACACGAGCTGGGGGATGAAGCCGCTAGCTTTACTAAAGAGGAGATGCAG GCGGGAAAACATCAAGAGTATGAGCAGAAACTCCTCCAAGACCTCTATAAAATTAACCCTAGCTTTCTACAACCTCCTGCATGTGGTACAGAGAAGTCAAAGAGTAAATCCAACTCCACACAAAG ATCCAATAGCAATGGTAAAGATGGGTGGCCAACGCTGTCGGGGCATAACAAACTGGCCAATGGGCTTTCAGAGGACCGCAAGTCCCCTCCACTCCTCGACTATCTAGACCAAGAAGTTATCACTTCAGATGGGCTGGATACAGAGCTGGGCCCTGGTCAACACACTGCCCTGTCCCCCTTCTCCTCCAACTGTGACAGTACCAG TCCCAGTGACAAACCTCCAGAGTCGATCAGTTTGGTGAATGGAGAGACTTTACAACAG ATACCCACCAGTgactccccctcccctcctccaggTTTAACTAAACCCAGCCTGGTGGTGCCCATCAGTGTGTCAGACCTCACAGCACGTTCACCCTTTGAGGGTGCAGCAGCTGAGTCCCAGTCACTCTTTTCAGACAACAGTAACTTCAGACATCCTAACCCTCTCCCTGCAGGCCTACCCCCTTTCCCCAGCTCCCCCCGTGGCAGCTCTGACTGGCCCATGACCCCTGAACCACAGAGCCTCTTCACATCAG ACACAATACCAGTGTCATCTTCCACAGACTGGCAAGCGGCGTTTGGCTTTGGCTCGTCCAGCAAACAGCAGGACGACGACCTAGGCTTCGATCCTTTCGACGTCACCCGAAAGGCTTTGGCTGACctgatagagaaggagctgtcTGTGCAGGATCAGAGTCCCACATCCCCAGGGCCTTTGCCCATGGGGCACAACCACGGTCCCTGCCTGCCACCCCCCAACCCAAGCACCACCTCTCACCACTTCCCAAGTGGCCTACCACGCCTCCCCCATCTCCACCACAGACCCATCTATAGCTCCTTCAGTTTCCCCGGCAGTCAGAACAGCCAGGCcagtcagcagcagccagcTGTGAGACACCCCTGGATGGGCATCCCCACACGAAATAACCTCACACACTTGAACCACTCAGCCGGTGCTGCCTCACACAGTAATTTCCTGGACCTGAATCTGCCCCCTCAGCACAACACAGGGCTCGGAGGGATCCCCATTTCAG AAAACAGTGGTTCTATAGACGGCCTAAATGTGAAAGAGTGGCAGGATGGCCTGAGAGCTCTCCTACCCAACATCAATATTAACTTTGGGGGTCTCCCaagctcctcttcctcttcatcctcctcatcctccaacAGTGTTAACCACATTGGTGGGCCGACAGGGCCTGCAGGAATCCCACACAGTCTGAGCTGGGATGGCACAGCAAGTTGGATGGACCCTGCTATCATCACAG gCATCCCAGCCACGGCGGGCAACAGTTTAGACTGTCTTCAAGACGACAACCCACCACATTGGCTTAAGTCACTGCAGGCCCTCACAGAGATGGACGGCCCAGCCAGTTCAGCAGTGCCCACACCCCAGCCCCTCCACAGTGGCCTCCTCGACGCCCATCTCCCTCTCCATCACAGAGCCGCAGGTGGCTGGGCTCCTTACCTCCCCCCTCCCACAGTCAACCCCGCCAGCCAGTTCCACTCCCCCCCTCCAGGCTTCCAGACCGCCTTCAGACCCCCAGGACAGCCCTCCACAGAGCTGCTACAGAGTGCTGCTGTGGACCGCCACTGA
- the LOC122775922 gene encoding troponin I, slow skeletal muscle-like produces the protein MSEGPRKPKYSATRRLHLKTILLRKAASMLVAEKEQRKHEKERVLNECYPPLKLSSLSAQELQDLCKDLHSKIDVVDEARYDMEVKVVRNEKEIEALSHKIIELKGVKRPSLKRVKKTADDRLGAYTDSAKLKKADFKANLKTVKKEDDKREEVTDWRKNVEAMSGMEGRKKLFNSGQ, from the exons ATGTCTGAGGG ACCG agaaaaccaaaaTATTCAGCAACACGCCGACTACATTTAAAG ACCATTCTGCTGAGGAAGGCTGCTTCTATGCTGGTGGCTGAAAAAGAACAGAGGAAACACGAGAAAGAACGAGTTCTGAACGAGTGCTACCCTCCACTAAAACTCTCCAGTCTGTCggcacaggagctgcag gACCTTTGTAAAGACCTACATAGTAAGATTGATGTGGTGGATGAAGCTCGTTACGATATGGAGGTGAAGGTAGTCAGAAATGAGAAAGAG ATTGAGGCACTAAGTCATAAGATAATTGAGCTGAAGGGCGTAAAGAGGCCAAGCTTGAAGCGGGTGAAGAAGACAGCAGACGACAGGCTGGGTGCATACACCGATAGCGCCAAACTCAAGAAGGCTGATTTCAAGGCTAATCTCAAAACAGTGAAGAAAGAAGACGACAAG AGGGAAGAGGTGACTGACTGGCGTAAGAACGTGGAGGCCATGTCTGGTATGGAAGGCAGGAAGAAGCTTTTTAATTCGGGACAATAA